The following are encoded in a window of Magnolia sinica isolate HGM2019 chromosome 11, MsV1, whole genome shotgun sequence genomic DNA:
- the LOC131219033 gene encoding uncharacterized protein LOC131219033 isoform X1, with product MFFIRRWFVTNVLMASIITTWYLYGRDLLLASELNIMNDYMLSGFLLKWWALYKAQEVTGRILAVHLRGTVFLNYWFEMLGARVGSLVLLDTVDITDPTLVLIGNGAIITEGAMVQSHEVRDGVLSFMLVKIGQNVSIGPYSVIQKGSVLGDEAEVPRL from the exons ATGTTTTTTATACGGCGATG GTTTGTGACAAATGTGTTGATGGCTTCGATCATCACTACATG GTATCTGTATGGGAGAGATTTGCTTCTTGCATCAGAGTTAAATATCATGAATGATTATATGCTGTCAGGTTTTTTACTGAAATGGTGGGCTCTCTACAAGGCCCAAGAAGTCACAGGGAGAATTCTGGCAGTCCATCTGAGAGGAACAGTGTTCCTGAATTACTGGTTTGAGATGCTGGGAGCTCGGGTCGGATCATTGGTTCTGCTTGACACTGTCGATATTACGGACCCCACTCTGGTTTTGATTGGAAATGGAGCTATAATTACAGAAGGGGCGATGGTTCAAAGCCATGaggtgagggatggagttttaaGCTTCATGCTGGTAAAGATTGGACAAAATGTTTCGATCGGTCCTTACTCTGTGATTCAGAAAGGAAGTGTTTTGGGAGATGAAGCTGAGGTTCCTCGCTTGTAG
- the LOC131219033 gene encoding uncharacterized protein LOC131219033 isoform X2, giving the protein MNDLVLRRLWECLPISMTKISFLSSAGFLLKWWALYKAQEVTGRILAVHLRGTVFLNYWFEMLGARVGSLVLLDTVDITDPTLVLIGNGAIITEGAMVQSHEVRDGVLSFMLVKIGQNVSIGPYSVIQKGSVLGDEAEVPRL; this is encoded by the exons ATGAATGATCTGGTCTTGCGGCGATTGTGGGAGTGCTTGCCTATATCCATGACAAAGATCTCTTTTTTGAGTTCTGCAG GTTTTTTACTGAAATGGTGGGCTCTCTACAAGGCCCAAGAAGTCACAGGGAGAATTCTGGCAGTCCATCTGAGAGGAACAGTGTTCCTGAATTACTGGTTTGAGATGCTGGGAGCTCGGGTCGGATCATTGGTTCTGCTTGACACTGTCGATATTACGGACCCCACTCTGGTTTTGATTGGAAATGGAGCTATAATTACAGAAGGGGCGATGGTTCAAAGCCATGaggtgagggatggagttttaaGCTTCATGCTGGTAAAGATTGGACAAAATGTTTCGATCGGTCCTTACTCTGTGATTCAGAAAGGAAGTGTTTTGGGAGATGAAGCTGAGGTTCCTCGCTTGTAG
- the LOC131219034 gene encoding uncharacterized protein LOC131219034, giving the protein MNEINASKRGRVDECVHVDNELRNVWRVRHARLGTESGRVRVRSISKPDRVRVHFSTDEMVMITDLGTIISSDYNPNGLHQHTCTCHIAFTLTAEVLPQFCGVGSNSRPEELVEEIAQVGGDG; this is encoded by the exons ATGAATGAGATTAATGCCTCCAAAAGAGGAAGAGTTGATGAGTGTGTGCATGTAGACAATGAGTTGAGAAATGTGTGGAGGGTTAGGCATGcaagactcggtaccgagtcgggtcgagttcgggttaggtcgatttcaaaaccggatcgagtcag GGTCCATTTCTCTACGGATGAAATGGTGATGATCACTGATCTGGGAACAATCATCTCATCTGATTACAacccaaatgggctgcatcaacatACCTGCACCTGTCACATTGCTTTTACCTTAACTGCAGAAGTGCTACCCCAGTTTTGTGGGGTTGGATCCAATTCCAG GCCTGAAGAACTGGTGGAAGAGATCGCTCAGGTTGGGGGGGATGGATGA